A genome region from Arthrobacter agilis includes the following:
- a CDS encoding 3-oxoacyl-ACP reductase, whose product MADTYLDLVNTPLPGRIAKALGLPRPSVLRRYSPGETLALDPVLVAGAGAGADALADVLLGWDIEVRRHVLPGEKLSAAVVVLDRAASPADLAAPMLELGQAVRLLVPGGRVIGLLRSSADTTNPAEAAARQGIDGAIRSVAHELRNGATANGIVLRGDATTTDATTLGALRFLLSGRSAYVDGQFIEVTSLPAASAADLAAADTAAGEGVPDQPLTGKTAVVTGAARGIGAKIAEVLARDGARVIVVDVPAAGEQLARVANSVSGTALQLDITAPDAAARILDHAAQRYGGVDIVVHNAGITRDKLLANMDASRWDSVIAVNIASQLRMNEQLLASPVFSGTGRIISLASTSGIAGNRGQSNYAASKAGVIGMVRAQAAAFDGGGRTINAVAPGFIETDMTAKIPPLTRQVARRLSSLQQGGLPVDVAETVAFLASDAAAGINGQVLRVCGQNLVGA is encoded by the coding sequence ATGGCCGACACCTACCTGGACCTCGTCAACACGCCCCTGCCCGGCAGGATCGCCAAGGCACTCGGCCTGCCCCGGCCGTCGGTGCTGCGGCGCTACTCCCCGGGAGAGACGCTCGCACTGGACCCCGTGCTCGTCGCCGGGGCCGGCGCCGGGGCGGATGCGCTCGCCGACGTGCTCCTGGGCTGGGACATCGAGGTGCGGCGGCACGTGCTGCCGGGCGAGAAGCTGAGCGCCGCCGTCGTCGTCCTGGACCGGGCCGCGTCGCCCGCGGACCTCGCGGCACCGATGCTCGAACTCGGCCAGGCGGTGAGGCTGCTCGTCCCGGGCGGGCGGGTCATCGGGCTCCTCCGCTCGTCCGCCGACACCACCAACCCGGCCGAGGCCGCCGCCCGCCAGGGCATCGACGGCGCCATCCGATCCGTGGCGCACGAACTGAGGAACGGCGCGACGGCCAACGGGATCGTCCTCCGCGGCGACGCAACGACCACCGACGCCACCACGCTCGGCGCCCTGCGGTTCCTCCTCTCCGGCAGGAGCGCGTACGTGGACGGGCAGTTCATCGAGGTCACCTCCCTTCCTGCCGCGAGCGCCGCCGACCTCGCCGCGGCCGACACGGCGGCGGGGGAGGGTGTGCCCGACCAGCCCCTGACGGGGAAGACCGCCGTTGTCACCGGGGCCGCCCGCGGCATCGGCGCGAAGATCGCCGAGGTCCTCGCCCGCGACGGGGCGCGCGTGATCGTCGTCGACGTCCCCGCGGCCGGGGAGCAGCTCGCCCGGGTCGCCAACAGCGTGTCCGGGACCGCCCTGCAACTCGACATCACCGCCCCCGACGCCGCGGCGCGCATCCTCGACCACGCGGCGCAGCGCTACGGAGGCGTGGACATCGTGGTGCACAACGCGGGCATCACGCGGGACAAGCTGCTCGCCAACATGGACGCATCCCGCTGGGACTCCGTGATCGCGGTGAACATCGCCTCGCAGCTTCGTATGAACGAGCAGCTCCTCGCCTCGCCCGTGTTCTCGGGCACGGGCCGGATCATCAGCCTGGCCTCGACGAGCGGTATCGCCGGCAATCGCGGGCAGAGCAACTACGCGGCGTCCAAGGCGGGGGTCATCGGCATGGTCCGCGCCCAGGCGGCGGCATTCGACGGGGGCGGCCGCACCATCAATGCCGTGGCCCCCGGGTTCATCGAGACGGACATGACGGCGAAGATCCCGCCGCTCACCCGCCAGGTGGCGCGCCGCCTGAGCAGTCTGCAGCAGGGCGGGCTGCCGGTGGATGTCGCCGAGACGGTCGCGTTCCTGGCCTCCGACGCGGCCGCCGGGATCAACGGGCAGGTCCTCCGGGTGTGCGGGCAGAACCTGGTGGGCGCATGA
- a CDS encoding MaoC family dehydratase, giving the protein MSGALAEDVTLPGTPRLAGLYRQALMLAARRTVRRGGLPSAVPPARHRVDGIVADLGALTRYQQLFGSAVRDLLPSAYLHTLAFPVAMSVLARADFPLPLLGMVHLSNEVRQERPVGAFEAMDVVAWAEDLRPHPAGTQVDLVTEVSVAGERVWAGRSVYLARGIGAVPAPRRDEVRPSFAAPAPTGLWRLGADTGRRYAAVSGDWNPIHLSGPSARALGMKTTIAHGMYLAARMVDEAVPAPAGALAWRIDFAAPVLLPGTVTTSFARTERTGGSTGASARGGAGGGIAVEVVGWSAERRRQHFTGWVRAE; this is encoded by the coding sequence ATGAGCGGAGCGCTCGCGGAGGACGTCACCCTGCCCGGGACGCCGCGTCTCGCCGGACTGTACCGGCAGGCGCTCATGCTGGCTGCACGGCGTACGGTGCGGCGGGGAGGCCTGCCGTCGGCGGTGCCCCCCGCCCGCCACCGCGTCGACGGTATCGTCGCCGACCTCGGCGCACTGACGCGGTACCAGCAGCTGTTCGGGTCCGCCGTCAGGGACCTCCTGCCCTCGGCCTACCTGCACACCCTCGCCTTCCCGGTCGCCATGAGCGTCCTCGCGCGGGCGGATTTCCCGCTGCCGCTGCTCGGCATGGTGCACCTCAGCAACGAGGTACGCCAGGAGCGGCCGGTGGGCGCGTTCGAGGCGATGGACGTCGTGGCGTGGGCCGAGGACCTGAGGCCCCACCCGGCCGGGACGCAGGTGGACCTCGTCACCGAGGTCTCCGTCGCGGGTGAACGCGTCTGGGCGGGCCGCTCCGTCTACCTGGCGCGCGGCATCGGCGCGGTGCCGGCTCCCCGGCGGGACGAGGTCCGCCCCTCGTTCGCCGCCCCTGCTCCGACGGGCCTCTGGCGGCTCGGCGCCGACACGGGACGGCGCTACGCCGCCGTGTCGGGGGACTGGAACCCCATCCACCTGAGCGGGCCCTCCGCGAGGGCGCTCGGCATGAAGACGACGATCGCCCACGGCATGTACCTGGCCGCGCGCATGGTCGACGAGGCGGTCCCGGCGCCGGCCGGCGCTCTCGCGTGGCGCATCGACTTCGCCGCCCCCGTCCTCCTGCCGGGGACCGTCACGACGTCGTTCGCCCGCACGGAGCGTACCGGCGGCAGTACCGGTGCCAGTGCCCGTGGTGGTGCCGGCGGCGGGATCGCCGTCGAGGTGGTCGGCTGGTCCGCCGAGCGCCGGCGGCAGCACTTCACGGGATGGGTGCGCGCGGAATAG